Genomic window (Deltaproteobacteria bacterium):
GACGCGGAAACGCTCCTTCAGCAGCTCTAGCTTTTCCTTGTCGCCCTTGAACTTCTCGCGGAACTCCTCGACCTTCTCGCGGTACTTCCCCTCGGAGAGGATCTCCTGCTTCTGGACGTCGGTCTCCCACGGGTCGATGACGATGTACTTCTCGAAGTAGATGACCGCCTCGACGTCCTTCATCGGCATGTCGAGGATGGTCGCGATCCGGCTCGGCAGGCTCTTCAGGAACCAGATGTGGGCCACGGGGGACGCGAGCTCGATGTGCCCCATCCGCTCGCGCCGGACCTTCGACTGGATGACCTCCACGCCGCACTTCTCGCAGACGATCCCGCGGTGCTTCATCCGCTTGTACTTGCCGCAGTTGCACTCGTAGTCCTTGATGGGCCCGAAGATCTTCGCGCAGAACAGGCCGTCCCGCTCGGGCTTGAAGGTGCGGTAGTTCAGCGTCTCCGGTTTCTTGACCTCCCCGTGCGACCATTTGCGGATCTGCTCGGGGGACGCGATCGATATGCGGATCCCGGAAAAATAGAGGGGATCCTTCGGCTTTTCGGCTCGGGTGAAGAGGTCTTCCACGAATGCCTCCCGGTATCTGGTCCCTTCGAAAAGGGGTTGCCTACTGGTTTTCCTCGCTGATGAGCTCGACGTCCAGCCCCAGCGCCTGGAGCTCCTTGATCAGGACGTTGAACGACTCGGGCACGTCGTCCGACTTGACGGTCAGGAACTCCTGCAGCGTGTACGCCGCTCCGTACGCCTCCAGCGCCCAGACTTCCATCTCGCCGAGACGCTGCCCCCCGAACTGCGCCTTCCCTCCGAGCGGCTGCTGGGTGACGAGCGAGTACGGCCCCGTCGACCGGGCGTGGATCTTGTCGTCCACCAGGTGGTGCAGCTTGAGCATGTACATCGACCCGATGGTCACCGGCTGCTGGAACGAGATCCCGGTGCGGCCGTCGTACAGGACCGTCTGGCCGTTTTCCGGGAACCCGGCGAAGTTGAGGTAGTCCCGGATCTCCCCTTCCGTCGCGCCGCTGAAGACCGGCGAGGCGAGGAAGACCCCGTTGCCCATCCGGACGGCGACTTCGCGGACCTCGTCGTCGGACAGGTTGTCCAGGTACGACCGGAACCGCTCCGAGTTGTAGATCTTGAGGAGCCAGTCCCGCATGGCCCTGGCGCTGAAATCCTTCTCCATCATCCGCTGGATCTGCTCCCCCAGCCCCTTGGCGGCCCACCCGAGGTGCGCCTCCATGATCTGCCCGACGTTCATCCGGGAGGGGACGCCGAGCGGATTGAGCACAATGTCGACCGGCGCCCCGGAGGCGGTGTACGGCATGTCCTCCTCGGGGAGGATCCGCGAGATGACCCCCTTGTTCCCGTGGCGGCCCGCCATCTTGTCGCCCACCGAAAGCTTCCGCTTCATGGCGACGTACACCTTCACCATCTTGAGCACGCCGGGAGGAAGCTCGTCGCCCCGACGGACCCGGGAGATCTTCTCGTCGAACAGCGCCTTCACGACCCCCACCTGGTCGAGGGCGACGCGGTACTTGTCGGACAGGAGGTCCTTCAGGCCCGGGTCCTCCTCGACGCCGATCTCGGCCCAGCGGTCCTTCGGGATCTCCTCGAGGACCTCTTCCGTGATCCTCTTCTTCTTCGCCAGCAGGATCTCGGTCTTGTCCTCCGTGACGATCCGCACGGCGGAGGTCTTTCCGAGGATCAGCGGCTTCATCTTCGCGTAGGCGGACTCGAGGATGATCCGGATCTCGTCCTCCTGGTCCCGGAGAAGCCGGTCGAGCTCGCGCTCTTCCAGCATCTGGGCGCGATCGTCCTTCTCGCCCCCCTTCCGGGTGAACACCTTGGCGTCGATGACGATCCCCTCGATCCCCGGCGGCACGCGGAGCGACGAATCCTTCACGTCCCCCGCCTTGTCCCCGAAGATCGCCCGCAGCAGCTTCTCCTCCGGGGAGAGCTGCGTCTCGCCCTTGGGAGTGACCTTGCCGACCAGGATGTCCATCGGCTTCACGCGTGCGCCGATCCGGATGATGCCGCTCTCGTCCAGGTCCTTCAGCGACTCCTCGCTGATGTTCGGGATGTCCGCGGAGATCTCCTCCTTGCCGAGCTTGGTCTCCCGCGCGACGCACTCGAACTCCTCGATGTGGATCGAGGTGAAGATGTCCTCCTTGACGATCTTCTCGGAGATGAGGATGGAGTCCTCGAAGTTGTACCCGCCCCAGGGCATGAAGGCGACCAGCACGTTCCGGCCGAGGGAAAGCTCCCCGTCGCTGGTCGCCGGGCCGTCCGCGATCACCTCCCCGGCGGCGACCTTCTGGCCGAGGCTGACGATCGGCTTCTGGTTGATGCACGTGTTCTGGTTGGAGCGGCGGAACTTGACCAGGGTGTAGATGTCGGCGCCGTACTTCCCCTGGCTGTCCGGCTCTTCCGACCGGACCACGATCCTGCGCGCGTCGACCGACTCGACCGTGCCGTTGCGGCGGGCCGCGACGGCGGCGCCGGAATCCCTCGCGACCACCGCTTCCATCCCGGTGCCCACGAACGGCGGTTCGGTGCGAAGGAGGGGGACCGCCTGCCGCTGCATGTTGGACCCCATGAGGGCCCGGTTCGCGTCGTCGTGCTCCAGGAACGGGATGAGGGAGGCGGCGACCGAGACCAGCTGGTTCGGGGAGACGTCCATCAGGGTGACGTCGGCGGAGCGCACCATCGCGAACTCCCCCCCCTGCCGCGCGATCACGACGTCCTGCAGGAACTTCCCCTTCTTCGCGTCGACGGCGGCGTTCGCCTGCGCGATGACGTGCCGCTCCTCCTCCATCGCCGAAAGGAACACGATCTCCTTCGTCACCGTGGAATCCTTCACGACCCGGTACGGCGTCTCGATGAACCCGAACTCGTTGATGCGGGCGAAGGTCGACAGCGACGCGATCAGACCGATGTTCGGGCCTTCCGGGGTCTCGATCGGGCAGATCCGGCCGTAATGGGTCGGATGGACGTCCCGCACCTCGAATCCCGCCCGTTCGCGGGTCAACCCTCCCGGCCCCAGCGCGGAGACGCGGCGCTTGTGCGTGACTTCCGAGAGGGGGTTGGTCTGGTCCATGAACTGGGACAGCTGCGACGACCCGAAGAACTCCTTGATCACCGCGGAAACCGGCTTCGCGTTGATGATGTCGTGGGGCATCAGCGTCTCGATGTCCTGCAGCCCCATCTTCTCCCGGATCGCGCGCTCCACCCGGACGAGGCCCATCCGGAACTGGTTCTCGATCAGCTCCCCGACGGTCCGGACGCGGCGGTTTCCCAGGTTGTCGATGTCGTCCGCCTCTCCGACGCCGTTCTTCAGCCCGATGAGGTAGCGGATGACGCGCAGGATGTCCTCCTGCGTGAGCACGGTGTTCCCGAGGTCGTCCCCGGTGATCCCGAGCTTGTGGTTCAGCTTGAGGCGGCCCACCCGGGACAGGCTGTACCGTTCCGGGTTGAAGAACATGTTCGTGAAGAGCGAATCCGCCGCGTCCTTGGTCGGCGGGTCGCCCGGGCGCATCTTCTTGTAGATCTCCTTCAGCGCCTCCTCGCGGGTCCGTATCTTGTCGGTGACCAGCCCCTCCCAGATCGCCCGGTCGGTGTTTTCCAGGGTGAACACCGACACCTTGCGCACCTTCTTCTCGCGGAGCTTCCCGAGGGACTCCTCCGTGATCTGCTGCGCGCACTCGAGCAGGATCTCGCCGGTGGCCGGATCGGCCACGTCGGAGACGACCACCTTGCCCGCGAGGTCCTCCAGCGGGAGGGATATCCTCCCGAAGGCAACCCCTTCGCGCGCGAACCGCTCGACCCGCTTCTTCGAGATCTTCGCGCCCTTTTTGAACGCGATCTCCGCGGTGCGTTCGGGGTGGCGCACCTCGACCGGCAGCTTGAGCCCGACCATCAGCTCGGGTCGGAACTCCTTGGAGTACCGGTCACCCTCGAGGTCGATCTCCTCCACGTCGTAGAAGGTGCGCAGCAGTTCCTCGGTGCTCCGGCCGAAGGCCCGCAGGAGAACCGCGATGGGGAACTTCCGCTTGCGGTCGATCTTGATGAAGAGCTGGTCCTTGTGGTCGAACTCGAAGTCGAGCCACGACCCGCGGTACGGAATGATCCGCGCGGAGAAAAGGACCTTGCCCGAAGCGTGGGAACGCCCCTTGTCGTGCTCGAAGAAGACGCCGGGGGACCGGTGGAGCTGGCTGACGATCACCCGCTCGGTCCCGTTGATGATGAAGGTCGCACGCTCCGACATGAGCGGGATCTCCCCGAAGAAGACCTCCTGCTCCTTGACGTCCCGGATGGTCCGCGCCGTGGTCTTCTCGTCCACGTCGAAGATCACCAGCTGCACCGTGACCTTGATGGGGGCGGCGTACGTCATCCCCCGTTCGCGGCACTCCTCCTCCGACCACTTCGGCTCTCCGATGGCGTAGGAGAGGAACTCGAGGGAGGCGCGGCCGTTGTAGTCCGCAATGGGGAAGATCCCCTTGAATACGGCCTGAAGGCCGATATCCTTGCGTTTTTCGGACGATGCGTCCGCCTGGAGGAATTCGAGGTACGACTCCTGCTGCACCTCGATCAGGTTCGGTATCTCCTGCACCTTCTCGTTCTTCGAGAAGTCGACGCGCTTTACGTGGTTCCGGTAATCCAGATAGGCCATCGTGTCACCCCGGGGGTAGAGCTATGAGTGAGGCGGGGGGCGGCAACCGCCCCCCGCGGTTTCTTCGTCCCTTGCGCGGCGATCACTTCACTTCCGCCGACCCCCCGACATCCTCGATCTTCTTCTTCATCTCCTCCGCGTCCTTCTTGGCCACGCCTTCCTTGAGCGGCTTCGGCACGCCCTCGACCAGGTCCTTGGCCTCCTTGAGCCCCAGGCCGGTCAGCTCGCGGACGACCTTGATCACCTGGATCTTGTTGGCGCCGAACCCGGTGAGGACGACGTCGAACTCCGTCTTCTCCTCGGCCACGGCGGCCGCCGCGCCGGGCGCCGCTCCGGCCGCGGCGAATGCGACCGGAGCCGCCGCCGTCACGCCGAACCGGTCCTCGAGCGCCTTCACGATCTCGTGCAGTTCCAGAACGGTCATCCCTTCCACCATCGCGATGAATTCTTCCTTGTTCATGGCAGCCATTTCCTTCTATTCCTCCTTGGGAATGTTTATGATTTCTGCTTGCGGATGGACTCCAGCGCGTACACCAGCTTGCGCTGGGGGCCGGAGAGTGCCTGCGCGAGGCGGGAGAGCGGCGAGGAGAGTCCGCCGACCAGCCGGGAGAGCAGCACCTGCCGGGACGGAACGTCGGCCAGCGCCTGCACCTCCGCCGGCGTCAGCGCCTTTCCGTCGAGGTACCCCGCGCGAAGGGTGACCTTCGGGCTCCCGGCGGCGTACTCCTTCATGGCCTTGGCCAACGCGACGGGGTCTCCGTGCGCGAACGCCACCGCCGTCGGGCCCTTGAAGTTCCCGGAGAGCGCCCCGAACGGGGTCCCCTCCGCGGCCCGCCGGATCAGGGTGTTCTTGACCACCCGGAACTCCGCGTTGACCTCCCGGAGCTTCCTCCGGAGGGCCGTCATCTCGGATACCGTCATCCCGCGGTATTCCGCGACCACCGCCCCGCGCTGCGCCGCGATGACGGCTTTCAACGCTTCCACGCTTTCCGTCTTGCTCGTTTTCTTCACCGCGTCCGTTTCCCCCTTTCCCTAAGAGAAAGATTTGGTCTGTAACGACGAAACCCCCGTCAAAGGAGGAAGGCGCGGCGAAGAGAAGGGATCCTTCCGGTTCCCGGACCGCCGGCTCTCCCTTGTCTGCGCAGGACGGGCGAAGGCCGTGGCCTTTCGCCCCCTTGGTCGCCTTCCGGCGAACCCGCGGTCTTTGACAAAGGACGTTTCCGTATGTAAAGAGCGACTACTTCGCAGCAACCAGCGCGCTGGTGTTCAAGCGGATCCCGGGGCCCATCGTCGTCGACAGCGACAGCGTCCGGATGTAGGTCCCCTTGGCGCCCGACGGCTTCGCCTTCATGATCGCATCGAAAAAGGTCTGGAAATTCTCCCGGATCCTGTCGGGGCCGAAGCTCACCTTCCCGATCCCGGCGTGTAGCGTGGCGGTCTGGTCGACCCGGAACTCCACCTTGCCGCCCTTGAGCTCGCGGACCGCCCTCGCCACGTCGAAGGTGACGGTTCCCACCTTCGGATTCGGCATGAGCCCGCGGGGCCCCAGCAGCTTTCCGATCTTCCCGACCGCGCCCATCATGTCGGGCGTGGCGACCGCCTTGTCGAAGTCGAGCCACCCGCCCTGGATCTTCGCCACCAGGTCGTCGCTTCCGGCGAAATCCGCTCCCGCCTCCAGGGCCTCCTTCTCC
Coding sequences:
- the rpoB gene encoding DNA-directed RNA polymerase subunit beta: MAYLDYRNHVKRVDFSKNEKVQEIPNLIEVQQESYLEFLQADASSEKRKDIGLQAVFKGIFPIADYNGRASLEFLSYAIGEPKWSEEECRERGMTYAAPIKVTVQLVIFDVDEKTTARTIRDVKEQEVFFGEIPLMSERATFIINGTERVIVSQLHRSPGVFFEHDKGRSHASGKVLFSARIIPYRGSWLDFEFDHKDQLFIKIDRKRKFPIAVLLRAFGRSTEELLRTFYDVEEIDLEGDRYSKEFRPELMVGLKLPVEVRHPERTAEIAFKKGAKISKKRVERFAREGVAFGRISLPLEDLAGKVVVSDVADPATGEILLECAQQITEESLGKLREKKVRKVSVFTLENTDRAIWEGLVTDKIRTREEALKEIYKKMRPGDPPTKDAADSLFTNMFFNPERYSLSRVGRLKLNHKLGITGDDLGNTVLTQEDILRVIRYLIGLKNGVGEADDIDNLGNRRVRTVGELIENQFRMGLVRVERAIREKMGLQDIETLMPHDIINAKPVSAVIKEFFGSSQLSQFMDQTNPLSEVTHKRRVSALGPGGLTRERAGFEVRDVHPTHYGRICPIETPEGPNIGLIASLSTFARINEFGFIETPYRVVKDSTVTKEIVFLSAMEEERHVIAQANAAVDAKKGKFLQDVVIARQGGEFAMVRSADVTLMDVSPNQLVSVAASLIPFLEHDDANRALMGSNMQRQAVPLLRTEPPFVGTGMEAVVARDSGAAVAARRNGTVESVDARRIVVRSEEPDSQGKYGADIYTLVKFRRSNQNTCINQKPIVSLGQKVAAGEVIADGPATSDGELSLGRNVLVAFMPWGGYNFEDSILISEKIVKEDIFTSIHIEEFECVARETKLGKEEISADIPNISEESLKDLDESGIIRIGARVKPMDILVGKVTPKGETQLSPEEKLLRAIFGDKAGDVKDSSLRVPPGIEGIVIDAKVFTRKGGEKDDRAQMLEERELDRLLRDQEDEIRIILESAYAKMKPLILGKTSAVRIVTEDKTEILLAKKKRITEEVLEEIPKDRWAEIGVEEDPGLKDLLSDKYRVALDQVGVVKALFDEKISRVRRGDELPPGVLKMVKVYVAMKRKLSVGDKMAGRHGNKGVISRILPEEDMPYTASGAPVDIVLNPLGVPSRMNVGQIMEAHLGWAAKGLGEQIQRMMEKDFSARAMRDWLLKIYNSERFRSYLDNLSDDEVREVAVRMGNGVFLASPVFSGATEGEIRDYLNFAGFPENGQTVLYDGRTGISFQQPVTIGSMYMLKLHHLVDDKIHARSTGPYSLVTQQPLGGKAQFGGQRLGEMEVWALEAYGAAYTLQEFLTVKSDDVPESFNVLIKELQALGLDVELISEENQ
- the rplL gene encoding 50S ribosomal protein L7/L12 codes for the protein MNKEEFIAMVEGMTVLELHEIVKALEDRFGVTAAAPVAFAAAGAAPGAAAAVAEEKTEFDVVLTGFGANKIQVIKVVRELTGLGLKEAKDLVEGVPKPLKEGVAKKDAEEMKKKIEDVGGSAEVK
- the rplJ gene encoding 50S ribosomal protein L10 → MKKTSKTESVEALKAVIAAQRGAVVAEYRGMTVSEMTALRRKLREVNAEFRVVKNTLIRRAAEGTPFGALSGNFKGPTAVAFAHGDPVALAKAMKEYAAGSPKVTLRAGYLDGKALTPAEVQALADVPSRQVLLSRLVGGLSSPLSRLAQALSGPQRKLVYALESIRKQKS
- a CDS encoding 50S ribosomal protein L1; this encodes MPKHGKKYLEARGKVNREAKYSLDEALALLKDTAKAKFDETVEVAMRLGVDPKYPDQQVRGSVVLPHGTGKSLRVLVFAKGEKEKEALEAGADFAGSDDLVAKIQGGWLDFDKAVATPDMMGAVGKIGKLLGPRGLMPNPKVGTVTFDVARAVRELKGGKVEFRVDQTATLHAGIGKVSFGPDRIRENFQTFFDAIMKAKPSGAKGTYIRTLSLSTTMGPGIRLNTSALVAAK